TTCGTGGTGATCGCCCTTGTGGGCTGGGCTCTTCAGTTGATGCAAGCCGCCATGGATCAGGGAGAGTTTTCGCTCATGCTGGCTGGCTGCATGGTCTGTTCAGCCGCAGTTGGAATCGCCACGGTGATGGTTATGACGCTCAGTGGCCTGCCGCTTTGAAACCCGGCGATGCAGAAGCTGTTGAACAGTTGTTTAACGAGGCTGCGCCCAGCTACGACAGGCTGAACGATTGGCTGAGCTTCGGACTCCATCGCCAGTGGAAGCGACAGATGGTGCTGCAGCTTGCACCGCGGCCAGGAGAGCAATGGCTGGATCTGTGTTGCGGAACGGGTGATCTGGCCCTCGCTCTGGCACGCCGTTTGAGACCTGGCGGGGGCGTGGTTGGTGTGGATGCGGCGGCTGCTCCTCTGGCGATCGCGGCCCAGCGATCAGCGCGGGAACCATGGCTGCCGGTGCACTGGCAGCAGGGCGATGCTCTGAATCTGGAACTGCAGGATGCCTGCGCCGATGGGGCGTTGATGGCCTATGGATTGCGCAATCTGGCTGATCCGGCTGCTGGCCTCAGGGAGCTTCGGCGCGTGTTGCGTGAGGGAGGCCGCGCCGGTCTGCTGGATTTCAACCGACCGCCGTCTGGCACTGCTGCGGCTGTGTTCCAACGGACTTACCTGCGCAGAGTGGTGGTTCCTGTTGCGTCTAGGGCCGGCCTTGCCGATCACTACGCCTATCTCGAAGCGAGCCTCATGCGTTTCCCCGATGGACCCGCACAGCAGCATTTGGCACTCGACGCCGGCTTCCGCGAAGCCTGCCATCGCCCGTTGGCAGGTGGCCTGATGGGCCTTCTCACGGTTTGGGCCTGAAAGATTAATCCCCCGGCGCAGCTCGCTTGCGACAAGTGAGACCGATGAACTATGAAGGAATGATTAAGAAGCGGGGGAGAAACGCATGGCCTTTCCGTTGCCGTCTCTGCTGTCCTCCATTGAGGATTTGCTGGATGAAGTCCAGTGGCTGGACGGGATGATCCTGGTCACCGACGCACAGAAGGCCACCTTCGTTTCCTTTTCTCAGGTGGATCCTGTGCTGCGCCGTCTGCGTTCTCGGCCCAGAGGTGCGGAGGTGGCTGAAAAGCTCTGCATGTCGCTGCTGGAAACCCACGGCAAAGGGGCCAGCAAGCCCGTTCTGGTGTTTCAGGGTGATGGCAGTTTCTGGCTGGGCACCATGGGTCCGGGTCGCAGTCATCCCCATCGGCATCATGCGATCGCCCATCTGCGCCGCTGCCTTTCCTTGAGCTGAGCTGCCGAGGCGGCTCTGACGAGAGAATGCATCGGATTGGCTCCAGCGCACGGATGCATTTTCAGGACAGAAAGACAACATTCGATTTTGTCCTTGAGATCCGTTGCAACTACTGGCTTGGGTGATTAGCCTGTCTCAACTGTTAAACAACTGTTGAACAGGGTTGCACTTACGTGAAAATCCTCGAGAGCATCCGCCTGATGGGCGGGGATTTGCTGATTCAGCGGTTCGATGACCGACCTAATTATCAAGCACGTCTGTACGACCGCAAGAACAGGCGTTACATCACGCGTTCTCTGCGCACGACCGACCAGGCAGTAGCGACTGACAGGGCAATAGCCCTTTGGCGGGAGTCGATGCCCTTGATTGAGGCCAATGTGCCGTTGAAAGCAGGGTCAATCGCCGCCTGCATCGAGGATTACTACGCGTATCAGCAGCGGAGGGTGGAAGCAGGGGAGATACAGGCAGGCGCACTGCGGGATTCAAGGGCACAGCTCTCTGTTGCTTTGATTTATTGCGGCTTGCAGGAGCTGACCCTGCTGACTCACGTCCAAGCGCACAGCTTCAACGAGTTTTTGCCCTGGCGTCGGGACAAATCACTGCTGATCACCACTGGTAAGGCAGGGATTATGCGCCGTTCGTCCCTCAATAAAGGGATCAGGGAGCTGCGGATGTGGTGGAAGTGGGTGAAGGCACAGCGATTGAGCGAGGTCGAGCTTGAAATCAAAGAGCTTTCCACCAGACGGGAGGAACCACGGCAACGCAACGTGGCATTCACAGATGCCGACTGGAAAAAGCTCCTTGCAGAGCTGAAACGCTGGGCTTTTACCGAAGCGAAAGGCCCTGACTGGAAGATCAAGAGGATGCGTCCAGTGCATTGGTTCGGAAGAAGGAACTTCTTCTACCTGATGCAGATGCTTGTGCTGTCAGGCCTGCGTCCACAGGAAGCAACCCAGATCATCACGTGGAATGACCTGAAATTCCGCAATCAAGGGGCGAATGCTACAGCTAGAGCGCTTGATTCTGCTCTTGTCATCCGCGTTCGCAACGATCAAGGCAAAGGTTCGCGTTCAGTTGCAACGAATGCAGGGGTATTGCTGAAAGCCTTCAAGAAATACTCGAATGATTGGAGAAAAGAGAATGGTTACCCACAGATCAAAGGATCTGACTTGGTATTTGCGTATCCCCCAAGTAATAAGGCGTACTCATACACTCATTACGGGAAAATGTTTCGTGATCGACTCCGTCACATTGGATTAGAGGGTAAGGGCTACACAATCCGCTCAACAAGAGCGACATACATCACTGATCGTCTAGCTGAAGGTAAGGCTCCGTACATCGTCGCCCGTAATTGTGGGCATGACTTGAAAGTCATGATGAGAGACTACGAACAGCTCAATGAAGATCAGTTGATCAACGAATTGTTGTAGCGATACTGCGTAGCTCGCTGTATCTAAAGAGTTGAGTGTCCTTCTCGGTATCCAATCACTGTGATCAAAGTAATGATCGATATAAGTGCGCATACACCAACCCAATCGACTTCAGTCATCCGCCAACCTTCGCTTTCTTCATGTTCAGCGTAGGACAGATGAGCGATTGTCACAAGGCGTGGAAACCGAATGAAATGTTGAGGCTTTGAGAAATAAGAAAGAATGCCCTCCGCTAGGGAGGGCATTGAAATTATTGAATGAGACGAGGCGAGTGAGCCAGAGGCGCTATGCCTGGCGAACCTCGGCGAGAAGCTGGTCAAGCTCTTCTTCAGGTACATCGAAAGGAACTTCTTCCTCATCAACCTGCTGGGTTAGTTGAGGTGAATCCTCATTCTCTTGAGCAGTTCCATTTGCCCAAGAGATTGCATCAAGCATGTCGTCGTAACCCATCTTGCCTTTGCCGAACTCCTCTTTGGGAATGTCGACACGGTGGAATGCACCTTGTTCAACGTATTGAACGTTGACGAACGTTGCCCTCCCCTTGGGTGCAAGAGTGATGGTGAGCTGATCACCAAGCTGCTTGCGCGTTAGGTACTTGAGCTGAAGCAAGAAGCTTGAAGCTGTCCAGCTGTTGAGCGATGTGCGGTACACATACGATGTGCCATCAGCAGCGATGACACGGACAAGTAACTTGTCGACAGGATCAAAGGACTCATAGGTTTGAGTGATGATCTTGAGGTCAACCAGCCAGCAGCGCAGGGAGTTAGGCATCCAGAGTTTGGAGCCATCGTCGAGCAGCATGTATGCCGCACGGCCTTGACTTTCAGGACAGCTACCACCAATGAAGAGCGTGGTCATCATCGATTGCTGAAGCTGTTCCTCTCCTTCATCGAGGAAACCAGTGACGCCTTGAGCCAGGTTGTTGATGCCGAGCTCGTCAGTTGGAACGACTGCGATAGTCATTGAGTATCTAGCGATTGAAGTTCTCAAGAAGAGAACACCAAGGAATGAAGCCCGCGCTAGGCGGGCATTGGTTTAGTCGAGGCTGCGGAAGTAGTCAGGACATGTCGCCATCAGTTGATGAGCTACACGAGCGAAGTAACTACCGTCTTGCCATGCACGTTTGAGAGCTGGTCCGTGATGACTATTGAGTGTGATTTCTTTAGCCATCTGACCAGCTAATGCAGGGTTAATACCTTCCTCTTGCATAAGACGACAGCCTTCAATGGCAATGAAGGTTGCATAGTCAGGGGGTTCAGCTGTAATCAAGGGTGTCGAGCTGAACAACACTGCTGCTGATAGAGCAGTGAGTGCAATGGGTAGATGCATTACTGGGCATCCACTGCATGCCAGTACCAGGCCTCGATGTAGTCGTGGACTTCACACAGATGCTTGAGCATCTGCATTCTCTGATCACGGGCTTGCTCGAATGCAGTAGGTGGCAACGTCTGGAAGTCACGGCCATGACAGGTAGCTGCAACGAGTAGTTGTTCAGCGATACGAACTGCTTTGAGTGCAGCTTCGTACTCGTCCTCGATGGCACGAGGATTAGTGCCGTTGATGTTGAAGGCAGGCAGTGAGTGAGCTGTGCCTGGTGCAGAGGTAGTTGTCATAGGAGATATGAATGACACGCAAGAAAAAAGCCGCTGTTAAGCGGCGGTGTTAGCTTTTTTTTGGGGATCAATTAACCTCTTGCAGAGTACGAATTGACTTTGCAGTAATCTTGAACGTACTGCTTTGGATTGGAATCTCCTATCGCATACTTGTTAATCCGCAGGTCTTGGATCGCGACGATGTAGTTAATCTGACCTGTGACTAAACGTTCGCATGTCTTCTCCGTATTCAAATGGGTTTGCACCCAGTTGTAAGGTAAGAAGATTGCGAGAAAGAGCAAGATCCTTTGCCACCAATTTAGTTTTAACCACATGGCTATTCAGGAATGTAATCGGCTAAAGACAAACGAAGCATTGGATTAATTAACAGGAAGAAGGATTAATAAACGGGTGGGTCACTTATCAGCATCCGTCGGAAGCAGACGCATGTCCTCACCCGATCGGGGGATTTCTGAATCAGTACTCGTCAGGCCACAGAGCACAGGTATTGCAGTGAGCCCCGCCGAAGTCTTCAGTGATGACCCAGAGTTTGGGGAAGCCTGACCTGTGCCACACACTCATGAGACGTCCACCACAACCTGGGTTGTTGTAGACCTCGTCATTCAGTGCGGCATCTTCAGCACAGGTGTCACCCCAACATCCATCTGCGTGAGAGGTAACGCAGACAGTGAGCCAGTGCCGCCGCCAGTCCACACCGAGTGTGCCAGGTAGAGGTTCATCGTCATAAGGCAAGACACCTGTGTCGATAAAGTCAGCGACACCTCGGGTCAGTACAAAGCGGCCAAGCTTGAGCAGTTTGCTGGCTGGAGCTGTAGTCATGAGAGATAGTTCTTATGAGAGAACACCAGCAAATGAAGCGGGCGATAGGCCCGCTGTTGTTATTTGCAGTTGAGCTTTCGCTTCAGTGCTTTCAGTGCCTGCCGCCTAGCTCTTAATGCCTGTGGCTTCAGCTTTGGCTTGGTATCTTTCTTGCTGTGATGGTAACGATTAGGTACTTGCATTTGATTGAGGATATAAATGTACGAAGAATCTGGGGGCACGATAGTGCCCTTATGTTATTCAATTGTCAGCCGTACAGTAGACGGATAGCAATAACGTTGTCATCAGACTCAAGCCTGTCACTTAATTGATTGGCCTTCCTCTGTGAGTAAACGGTATCTGTACAGACCTCACCGTTAAGCAAGCAGTATTCAATAGCAATATGGTATTCATATTAGGTTTAAAGAATGAACACCCCTGCTCGGAGCCAGCGGTAGGCTGGCCCCTGTATTTATAAAGCAGTAGTTAATAGAGGCTCTCTTCCTGATGTGGTTGAGTCTGTAATCAGTCGAAGTCAACAGTCATAGTGTCACTGTTCAGAACGTATTGAACAGATCCGTTTTGACAGTAGATATCACGGCGATTAAGTCCGAGGTGAAAGCCTGTTTCTTCGATCATGCCGAGTCTCTTGCGGATCGTCTCGGGCAGCTGCCTCATGAGGAGGCGAGCATCTAAAGCTTCAGTCGGCTTGACTTTGAAGCTGGGTGTTGGAGGTTTCATAAGTGGTGTCATTGTAGATATCAATATTGTGAAATAAAATTGTTAGTCTTTGGAATCTTTCAGCCTGCATCTCCATATCAATCAAGTGGCGATAGTCAATATCAGAGTGATGTCTAGTGCGGCTGAAACAAGTAAGCTCTGGCGGTAGAATCTGCATCAAGTAGAAACCTTGAGGCTTTGGATACGCTCAAGGGTTTTCTGGCTTGGTTTCCTACGCCTAGCTTTTCTTGGAGCTTTAACTGCATCTTTAGTTACATCAGCCACGAGCACATCCTTCTTTGGAGAAGAAGTGGCAGCAGCTTTAGGCTTGACAGTAGAAGCTGGGACAGAGGGAACATCAGCTTCTGGAATAGCAGCAGTAATAGGAGTAATTAAAGCTAGAGCTGGTTGAGTAGATTCATCTGGAGCAAAGGTTCTTTCTATAAGTTTGAATGCTATATAGAGAGAAGGAATGAGAATGCGTGTGGCAATTACTTTACTTATGGCAAGCACAAGTATCGCTATGCCTATCAATCGGTAGGTCATTAGTTTAATGCGAATGTTAAGTAAATGTTAAGAGCCGCATACAAAAGTAGCGGCATTAGTTGTTATCAAGCGACGCCCATAGCTGGATCTGCGTCATCAACATCGGTGAGACCTTTGATCGTCACCTCTGCTTCTTTCGCTTTGGTAACGAGTGTCTGGCGTTGTTCCTCGCTCAATGCGTCAAAGACAGCACGTGTAATGCGAGTAGCCATGACACCGCCGCCGATTAGACCTGCGAGGAAAGCTGGCCAACCTAGGAAGGGGAAGACAGCAAGCAAGCAACTGATGATGATGACTGTGGGCACGGCACCTTTGGTGCATTCCCAAGTCCTATCAAGGACAATCTCTCGTTGCTCGTCTCGAGTTAGCTGTCCTGACTTGACTGATTTCTCTGTGTCGAGGAACGTCAGCACTGCTGTGTAGATGGCGTAGGTAATCAAGCCTCCGCTTGTACCTTCAACAAGACCGTCGAAGCCGAGCATTGAACCGTCTGCATTGATGTCTGGTGCAAAGCCAGTACCGAATGCGGCAGCTTCTGGACCTGCCTTGCGAGGGGAGATGACATATTCCCCGTTGTGATTCTTTTGTAATGTCATGATTGGGATAAATACTTGAGTTAAGTTAAGTCTAATTTGAATGGCAGAATAATGTTGAGTCTCTGACTAATTTGAGTACACGACTCTGTTATTCATTACCTGCCACCCGAGTTCAAGGCGGGCGCTAGGCCCGCTGGCTGTTGAATTACAAGGAGACAGAAACTTTCCAAGGAAAGTTAATACCGACTAGATCAATTGCAGTAGCAAATTCATCGCCGAGTTCACCGTCTCTCATTGATTTCTCTGCATCCTCATAGTGATCAGAGAAGAAGATTTCAAGACCGTTCATGACAAGCTCTTTGGCTTGATCAGTTGTGAGTTGCGTGGGTGTAGCTGTTGTCATTTGAAAATTATTGAGTGAGTAAAGGTGCTACTCGTTTATCGAATAGCACCCGAGTTCGGAGCGGGCGATAGGCCCGCTGGCTGTTGGGAGTAAGAATTAATCGAAGCAAGCAGAGGTGTACTCGTCGTCTTCATAGAAGTTGCTTGCGAACCTTTCGTATTCTGTATCCGAAAGATGATCAAAGATAATCTTAAATAGATCGTTTCCGCTGATAGAAGTTACGTAATCAGCGAGCATGTTTTCACGTACTTGCTTAAACTCAAGTGCGAGAGCCTGGGATTTAACAGTAGAGTTGTTCATTTGGTTAAACGTATAAAGTGCATGCCTCAAGATCAAGGATATAATCTCTAGGGCATACAATTAATATAACAAATTTAAACAAATAGTGTGGGTAATTAGTGCACTATATGAGTAGTATTAGTACTTAAATTGTGCACTTTACAGAGCGAGCTTTCTGCGTAGCAGAAACCGAGCGACTTAAACAGCAGCTTTAGCTTGAGCCTTGTCTGCTTCTTTAGCGATTACGGCGAATGAAGGTGCAGCGCCCGTGAAGATCTCTGGTAACAGTGCAGAGTCAAGAGTTGTGAAACCTGTGCGGTCATCTTCAGAGATAGCGTTGTACTGATCGTGAGGTATTACCTTGTCGGCATCAGACAGTACGTCAATGATTAGCCCCTCATGTAAAGAGGCAATGGAGACACGCATGTCTGATTGCTTCAGAGCTTCAACAAATCCGTCTACGTCAGAAGCCTCATGCATGGGGCGTAAGTCTTGGACATGCGTCACTAAAACCTGACGAGCATCGGGGTCGTCTGCTGGTCTGACATCTGATCCTGAATCATTCGTCAGTCCTACGAAGGCAGTGCCTACGTAAAGCAGCTCTTCGCCTGCCTCTAGTGCGAGGTTACCGAAGTAGCGACCTGCAACTCTGCTGGCTTGCACACGATCCTCGTAGTTAAGACTTGCGGTCATGTACCTATTGGAGGTAATCGCAATTGCGAAAGGATCAAACTCAACATTGTCAAGCAGAAGATCCTGCATGGACTTCTGCAGATAGCGAGTGATTGCAGAGGCATTGCTCTCGGCAACTACGTCGCCTAGTTCTGTGTCATGAATGTCAACGCTGTTAAAGGCGTTAGGTGTCAATTGGGAATGCATAGTTTATAACGTGTGTTTGATTTAAAGGTGGTAATTATCAGAGAAGATCTTCGTCGTCTTGGTTGACGACACGCACAACGTCTTGAGAAAGACGGGCGTCTTCAAGACCCTCAACTGTGCCTTGAACTTCTTCGGCAGAAGCAAGTTCACTAGCAGTGACACTAGCGATTACAGCATCAACGTCAGTGCCTGTCGGACGTTCAACGTCAACGGTGAAGTATGTGTCAACTCTGTAGGTAACTGTGAAGGTCTCTATTTCAGTTGCAGAAATAGTAGTAGTCATTGATTTAAAAATATTGAATGTGTACAGCCTGCCCTCT
Above is a window of Synechococcus sp. BIOS-E4-1 DNA encoding:
- the ubiE gene encoding bifunctional demethylmenaquinone methyltransferase/2-methoxy-6-polyprenyl-1,4-benzoquinol methylase UbiE, producing the protein MKPGDAEAVEQLFNEAAPSYDRLNDWLSFGLHRQWKRQMVLQLAPRPGEQWLDLCCGTGDLALALARRLRPGGGVVGVDAAAAPLAIAAQRSAREPWLPVHWQQGDALNLELQDACADGALMAYGLRNLADPAAGLRELRRVLREGGRAGLLDFNRPPSGTAAAVFQRTYLRRVVVPVASRAGLADHYAYLEASLMRFPDGPAQQHLALDAGFREACHRPLAGGLMGLLTVWA
- a CDS encoding site-specific integrase, encoding MKILESIRLMGGDLLIQRFDDRPNYQARLYDRKNRRYITRSLRTTDQAVATDRAIALWRESMPLIEANVPLKAGSIAACIEDYYAYQQRRVEAGEIQAGALRDSRAQLSVALIYCGLQELTLLTHVQAHSFNEFLPWRRDKSLLITTGKAGIMRRSSLNKGIRELRMWWKWVKAQRLSEVELEIKELSTRREEPRQRNVAFTDADWKKLLAELKRWAFTEAKGPDWKIKRMRPVHWFGRRNFFYLMQMLVLSGLRPQEATQIITWNDLKFRNQGANATARALDSALVIRVRNDQGKGSRSVATNAGVLLKAFKKYSNDWRKENGYPQIKGSDLVFAYPPSNKAYSYTHYGKMFRDRLRHIGLEGKGYTIRSTRATYITDRLAEGKAPYIVARNCGHDLKVMMRDYEQLNEDQLINELL